In Malus sylvestris chromosome 16, drMalSylv7.2, whole genome shotgun sequence, the following are encoded in one genomic region:
- the LOC126607578 gene encoding protein DETOXIFICATION 12-like isoform X1: protein MQIKMLHNWLGSLAVILAVYNHSLQRRPRRLSSTAKDTAMEESLLLSDYSREQQRRSRNSSSSSSSCLTWGYFFEEVKRLGCIAGPMVAVVLSHFMLRFISVTMVGHLGELALSSSSIAFSLAGITGFSLFTGVASALETLCGQAYGAEQYQKLGLETYTAIFSLNLVCVPLSLIWIYMEEILIFTGQDPVISHEAGKFIIWLIPALFAYATLQPLVRYFQTQSLLMPMVISSFATLLFHIPLSWVLIFKSGLDHLGGSLAIGVSYWFNVIFLWLYMKFSPACSKTRVPISKELLHRIREFLRFAIPSAVMICLEWWAFEMVIVLSGLLPNPALETSVLSACILATKTIYAIPTGFGGAVSTRVSNELGAGNPQGARIATFAAMFLAVLNASIIITILFACRKAFGYTFSNEKEVIDYITTMVPLLCLSVILDSMYGVLSGVVRGTGWQHIGAWVNLGAFYLCGIPVAIALAFWLQLRGRGLWIGIQVGTFGQVSLLSLVTICANWEKQASNARERIFEGRPPEVNGLCDKAESGEC from the exons ATGCAAATAAAGATGCTACATAACTGGCTTGGTTCTCTTGCTGTCATATTGGCTGTATACAACCACTCTTTGCAAAGGCGGCCACGGCGATTGAGTTCCACAGCAAAAGACACAGCCATGGAAGAGAGCTTGCTATTGTCAGATTACAGTAGAGAGCAACAAAGAAGAAGTAGAAATTcaagtagtagtagtagtagttgtCTGACATGGGGTTATTTTTTCGAAGAAGTGAAGAGGTTGGGATGCATTGCAGGACCCATGGTTGCTGTGGTTCTTTCCCACTTCATGCTGCGGTTCATTTCAGTGACGATGGTTGGTCACCTGGGTGAACTTGCTCTCTCTAGCTCCTCCATTGCTTTCTCCCTCGCCGGCATCACCGGGTTCAGTCTTTTT ACAGGAGTGGCAAGTGCACTGGAAACTCTGTGTGGGCAAGCATATGGAGCAGAACAATATCAGAAACTTGGACTTGAAACTTACACTGCCATATTTTCTCTCAACTTGGTTTGTGTTCCCTTATCTTTGATATGGATTTATATGGAGGAGATACTGATTTTCACCGGTCAAGACCCTGTGATTTCTCATGAAGCCGGCAAGTTCATAATCTGGCTTATTCCTGCTCTATTTGCTTATGCAACTCTTCAACCACTCGTTCGGTACTTCCAAACTCAGAGTTTATTAATGCCTATGGTCATAAGCTCTTTCGCCACTCTTTTATTCCATATTCCTCTCTCCTGGGTTCTAATATTCAAGTCTGGATTGGATCACCTTGGAGGATCATTAGCAATCGGCGTTTCCTACTGGTTCAAtgttatttttctttggttATACATGAAGTTTTCCCCTGCCTGTTCAAAAACTCGagttccaatttcaaaggaGCTATTGCATAGAATCAGAGAGTTCCTTCGATTTGCCATCCCTTCTGCAGTAATGATATG CCTTGAGTGGTGGGCATTTGAGATGGTTATTGTGCTGTCTGGACTTTTACCAAATCCGGCGCTTGAAACTTCAGTTCTGTCTGCATG TATCTTGGCGACGAAAACAATCTACGCAATACCAACTGGGTTTGGTGGTGCAGTAAG TACTAGAGTTTCAAATGAACTAGGAGCTGGTAACCCACAAGGTGCTCGTATAGCTACTTTTGCTGCGATGTTTCTTGCAGTCTTAAATGCAAGTATAATAATAACGATCCTTTTTGCCTGCCGGAAAGCATTTGGTTACACTTTTAGCAACGAGAAGGAAGTCATCGATTACATCACAACCATGGTCCCTCTACTTTGCCTGTCTGTTATACTGGACAGCATGTACGGGGTCCTTTCAG GTGTTGTTAGAGGAACTGGGTGGCAGCATATAGGGGCTTGGGTAAACCTTGGAGCATTTTATCTTTGTGGAATCCCCGTTGCTATCGCATTGGCTTTCTGGTTACAGCTAAGAGGAAGAGGCCTTTGGATTGGAATACAAGTTGGTACTTTTGGGCAAGTCAGTCTGCTCTCTTTAGTAACAATTTGTGCAAATTGGGAAAAGCAG GCAAGCAACGCTAGGGAGAGGATATTTGAGGGAAGGCCCCCAGAAGTTAATGGCTTGTGCGACAAGGCAGAGAGTGGTGAGTGTTGA
- the LOC126607578 gene encoding protein DETOXIFICATION 12-like isoform X2: MEESLLLSDYSREQQRRSRNSSSSSSSCLTWGYFFEEVKRLGCIAGPMVAVVLSHFMLRFISVTMVGHLGELALSSSSIAFSLAGITGFSLFTGVASALETLCGQAYGAEQYQKLGLETYTAIFSLNLVCVPLSLIWIYMEEILIFTGQDPVISHEAGKFIIWLIPALFAYATLQPLVRYFQTQSLLMPMVISSFATLLFHIPLSWVLIFKSGLDHLGGSLAIGVSYWFNVIFLWLYMKFSPACSKTRVPISKELLHRIREFLRFAIPSAVMICILATKTIYAIPTGFGGAVSTRVSNELGAGNPQGARIATFAAMFLAVLNASIIITILFACRKAFGYTFSNEKEVIDYITTMVPLLCLSVILDSMYGVLSGVVRGTGWQHIGAWVNLGAFYLCGIPVAIALAFWLQLRGRGLWIGIQVGTFGQVSLLSLVTICANWEKQASNARERIFEGRPPEVNGLCDKAESGEC; this comes from the exons ATGGAAGAGAGCTTGCTATTGTCAGATTACAGTAGAGAGCAACAAAGAAGAAGTAGAAATTcaagtagtagtagtagtagttgtCTGACATGGGGTTATTTTTTCGAAGAAGTGAAGAGGTTGGGATGCATTGCAGGACCCATGGTTGCTGTGGTTCTTTCCCACTTCATGCTGCGGTTCATTTCAGTGACGATGGTTGGTCACCTGGGTGAACTTGCTCTCTCTAGCTCCTCCATTGCTTTCTCCCTCGCCGGCATCACCGGGTTCAGTCTTTTT ACAGGAGTGGCAAGTGCACTGGAAACTCTGTGTGGGCAAGCATATGGAGCAGAACAATATCAGAAACTTGGACTTGAAACTTACACTGCCATATTTTCTCTCAACTTGGTTTGTGTTCCCTTATCTTTGATATGGATTTATATGGAGGAGATACTGATTTTCACCGGTCAAGACCCTGTGATTTCTCATGAAGCCGGCAAGTTCATAATCTGGCTTATTCCTGCTCTATTTGCTTATGCAACTCTTCAACCACTCGTTCGGTACTTCCAAACTCAGAGTTTATTAATGCCTATGGTCATAAGCTCTTTCGCCACTCTTTTATTCCATATTCCTCTCTCCTGGGTTCTAATATTCAAGTCTGGATTGGATCACCTTGGAGGATCATTAGCAATCGGCGTTTCCTACTGGTTCAAtgttatttttctttggttATACATGAAGTTTTCCCCTGCCTGTTCAAAAACTCGagttccaatttcaaaggaGCTATTGCATAGAATCAGAGAGTTCCTTCGATTTGCCATCCCTTCTGCAGTAATGATATG TATCTTGGCGACGAAAACAATCTACGCAATACCAACTGGGTTTGGTGGTGCAGTAAG TACTAGAGTTTCAAATGAACTAGGAGCTGGTAACCCACAAGGTGCTCGTATAGCTACTTTTGCTGCGATGTTTCTTGCAGTCTTAAATGCAAGTATAATAATAACGATCCTTTTTGCCTGCCGGAAAGCATTTGGTTACACTTTTAGCAACGAGAAGGAAGTCATCGATTACATCACAACCATGGTCCCTCTACTTTGCCTGTCTGTTATACTGGACAGCATGTACGGGGTCCTTTCAG GTGTTGTTAGAGGAACTGGGTGGCAGCATATAGGGGCTTGGGTAAACCTTGGAGCATTTTATCTTTGTGGAATCCCCGTTGCTATCGCATTGGCTTTCTGGTTACAGCTAAGAGGAAGAGGCCTTTGGATTGGAATACAAGTTGGTACTTTTGGGCAAGTCAGTCTGCTCTCTTTAGTAACAATTTGTGCAAATTGGGAAAAGCAG GCAAGCAACGCTAGGGAGAGGATATTTGAGGGAAGGCCCCCAGAAGTTAATGGCTTGTGCGACAAGGCAGAGAGTGGTGAGTGTTGA
- the LOC126607584 gene encoding uncharacterized protein LOC126607584 codes for MGRAERDQLTRTLNHHLNTVHETFQVLDQTAPSTLEKVSWVEVTKMGDQVSKQATIFGMLWTGGETPQVRALEENMVSYFNTLQGFLLLSHGSTVGAGPTLASCVHTSVKQVVDTSFKLWKESISLYGARNKDGKLSIPQWVGAVWEACSALKMTPATNITAIGRAMTKVAVSVKDVLREMKELKPASSDPTDGSSIEPSTEAEIEPDDDEILSDGDLGNDLSPEEMRVSQLAIAVVSEALVVIKELIRTISGLLKLENPNGGSNLVDSLEKLLKMCKEIGIQIDELGACLYPPQEVPAIKAASEKISSFVDDMQSELQNLNGNLEAFIQACNCLKSSLRQLESEVASPNTVDLETSVQNIDLNS; via the exons ATGGGCCGAGCCGAGAGAGACCAACTGACTCGAACTCTCAATCACCACCTCAACACCGTCCACGAGACCTTCCAG GTGTTGGATCAAACCGCACCTTCAACACTTGAGAAGGTGAGCTGGGTGGAGGTCACAAAGATGGGCGATCAAGTCTCCAAACAAGCTACCATTT TTGGAATGCTTTGGACCGGAGGAGAAACACCGCAAGTTAGAGCACTTGAAGAAAACATGGTTTCCTACTTCAATACCCTGCAAGGTTTTCTTCTGCTTTCACATGGGAGTACAGTCGGTGCAGGGCctacgctggcttcttgtgtcCATACGTCTGTAAAGCAAGTTGTTGACACCAGTTTTAAGCTGTGGAAGGAATCTATCTCTTTGTAtg GAGCGCGGAATAAAGATGGGAAACTCTCAATTCCACAGTGGGTCGGTGCAGTATGGGAAGCGTGTTCTGCTCTCAAAATGACACCTGCCACAAATATTACAGCAATTGGGCGAGCAATGACAAAGGTTGCAGTTTCGGTGAAAGATGTTCTTCGTGAGATGAAGGAGCTTAAGCCAGCTTCCTCTGACCCGACAGATGGATCCTCTATTGAGCCTTCTACTGAAGCAGAGATTGAACCCGATGATGATGAAATTTTAAGTGATGGTgatctgggcaatgacttgtcaCCTGAAGAGATGAGGGTTTCTCAATTGGCAATTGCCGTTGTGTCAGAGGCTCTTGTGGTAATAAAGGAACTAATTCGCACCATCAGCGGTCTGCTTAAACTGGAAAACCCAAATGGCGGCAGTAATCTTGTGGATTCCTTGGAGAAATTGTTGAAAATGTGTAAAGAAATCGGAATACAAATAGACGAGCTTGGAGCTTGTTTATACCCCCCACAAGAGGTTCCCGCTATCAAGGCAGCATCCGAGAAAATCTCCAGTTTTGTTGATGATATGCAATCCGAATTACAGAATCTCAACGGAAATCTGGAAGCTTTTATTCAGGCGTGCAATTGTTTGAAGAGTTCATTGAGACAGCTCGAATCTGAAGTGGCCTCTCCTAATACTGTTGATTTAGAAACCAGTGTGCAGAATATTGATTTGAACAGCTAG
- the LOC126607585 gene encoding sec-independent protein translocase protein TATC, chloroplastic-like: protein MGSTSCASISNLNFVRNRTRNCFDRRGPIRNQLGSVRVHHSRRPRPELSFLRIRRSLRGDVVCCAVDDDLREKQQEFGAGPGVGSAVEERPSTDLVDGVKEDNGGSSISNFLYPSQELLPDDKEMTLFDHLEELRQRLFISVIAVGVSMVGCFAYSKDLIVFLEAPVKEQGVKFLQLAPGEFFFTTLKVSGYCGLLLGSPIILYELIAFVLPGLTRDERKFLGPIVIGSSVLFYAGITFSYMVLTPAALNFFVTYAEGVVESLWSIDQYFEFVLVLMFSTGLSFQVPVIQFLLGQVGLVSGDQMLSIWRYVVVGAVVAAAVVTPSTDPLTQVLLAAPLLGLYLGGAWVVKLTGR, encoded by the exons ATGGGAAGCACCAGTTGTGCTTCCATTTCCAACTTGAACTTCGTCCGGAATCGCACCCGCAATTGCTTCGACCGGCGGGGACCAATCAGAAACCAGCTGGGTTCCGTTCGAGTCCACCACTCGAGGAGGCCGAGACCGGAGCTCAGTTTTCTGCGGATCCGGAGGAGCCTCCGCGGTGACGTCGTTTGCTGCGCTGTTGATGATGATTTGAGAGAGAAGCAGCAGGAGTTTGGCGCTGGACCTGGGGTTGGGTCCGCCGTCGAGGAGAGGCCTTCTACTG ATTTAGTTGATGGAGTGAAAGAAGACAATGGAGGAAGTTCGATTTCCAATTTTCTGTATCCTAGTCAAGAGCTCCTCCCGGATGATAAAGAGATGACCCTATTCGATCATCTGGAAGAGCTGCGTCAAAGACTTTTTATATCAGTTATAGCGGTTGGCGTTTCTATGGTGGGGTGCTTTGCATATTCTAAAGACCTTATAGTATTTCTTGAAGCTCCGGTTAAAGAACAAGGTGTAAAGTTCCTGCAGCTAGCTCCTGGCGAGTTTTTCTTTACTACTTTAAAG GTATCAGGATATTGCGGCCTTCTCTTGGGGAGCCCGATCATTCTGTATGAGCTTATAGCCTTTGTTCTTCCAGGATTAACGAGAGACGAGAGAAAATTTCTGGGGCCAATTGTTATAGGCTCATCGGTTCTTTTCTATGCTGGTATCACCTTCTCCTATATGGTGTTGACACCAGCAGCCTTGAACTTTTTTGTTACGTATGCAGAAGGTGTTGTGGAATCTTTATGGTCCATCGATCAATACTTTGAGTTCGTACTTGTTCTCATGTTCAGCACAGGCTTGTCTTTCCAG GTTCCGGTTATACAATTTCTCCTTGGACAAGTCGGTCTGGTATCAGGAGACCAAATGCTATCAATTTGGAGGTATGTTGTGGTTGGCGCTGTTGTGGCAGCCGCTGTGGTTACCCCGTCAACGGATCCACTCACTCAGGTTCTTCTGGCAGCACCCCTCCTCGGTCTTTACTTAGGGGGTGCGTGGGTGGTTAAGCTTACTGGCCGGTGA
- the LOC126606285 gene encoding pentatricopeptide repeat-containing protein At1g22960, mitochondrial-like, protein MTLCARASKALAATASSASAVHHRPLKVRHFFALSGSSQNCSSITSLPTTAFSQTHYRDLIFDTIDEKPWAFCNSKWVSDRFQAVIVDPDLFVRVLVEIRTRPRIALRFFRWVEGQPGFKRSEFAFCVILEILAHNNLMRPAHWVMERVISVNMHGIVDVLINEYVFSKVSLKLLDLLFWVYTKKSMLEQCLWIFDKMVRNRLLPDVKNCNRVLRILRNKHLVTRVKDIYRMMGAAGIKPTIVTYNTMLDSFCKEGEVQQALDLLSEMQKIECFPNDVTYNVLINGLSKKGELEQAKGLIKEMMKSGLRITAFTYNPLICGYCNKGLLEEALCLEKEMVIRGANPTVATYNSLMYGLCKQGRVTDAREQFSNMLKRNIRPDIVSYNTLIYGYCRLGNLGDAFRLFDELRHRTFTPTLVTYNTLMDGLCRSGDLAVARQLKKEMTNQGTCPDVFTYTILVNGSCKAGNLSMAKELFDEMLHRGVEPDRFAYNTRIVGELTLGDPSKAFSMQEEILAGGFPPDLFTYNIFVNGICKLGNLDEAYTLLQKMVRDGIVPDHITYTSIIHAHLESGQLMKAREVFYEMLGKGLSPSVITYTVLIHAHAAKGRLELAYMYFSEMQEKHILPNVVTYNALINGLCKVMRMDQAYKSFTEMEEKGIAPNKYTYTILINENCNIGNWKEALRLYKQMLDREVEPDSCTHSALFKHLDKDYQLHAVRYLENLISS, encoded by the coding sequence ATGACCCTCTGCGCcagagcttcaaaagctttagcCGCCACTGCCTCCTCCGCCTCCGCCGTACACCACCGTCCTCTCAAGGTACGCCATTTCTTCGCCCTCTCTGGGTCTTCCCAGAACTGCTCCTCAATTACTTCTCTACCCACCACAGCTTTCTCCCAAACCCATTACCGGGACCTTATTTTCGACACCATTGACGAAAAGCCCTGGGCTTTTTGCAACTCCAAGTGGGTCTCCGATCGTTTCCAAGCTGTTATTGTCGACCCCGACTTGTTTGTTCGAGTCCTCGTCGAGATTAGGACCCGACCCAGAATCGCTCTGAGGTTTTTCCGATGGGTCGAGGGCCAACCGGGTTTTAAAAGATCCGAGTTTGCGTTCTGTGTGATTCTTGAGATTCTGGCTCACAACAATTTGATGAGGCCGGCGCATTGGGTTATGGAGAGGGTGATTAGTGTAAATATGCATGGGATTGTGGATGTTTTGATTAATGAGTATGTGTTTTCGAAGGTCTCGTTGAAGCTTCTCGATCTCTTGTTCTGGGTTTATACAAAAAAATCGATGCTTGAGCAATGTCTCTGGATTTTCGATAAGATGGTTCGAAACCGGTTGTTGCCAGACGTGAAGAACTGCAATAGGGTTCTTAGGATACTTAGAAATAAACACCTTGTGACTAGAGTTAAAGACATTTACAGAATGATGGGCGCGGCTGGGATTAAGCCGACGATTGTTACCTATAATACTATGTTGGATTCATTCTGCAAGGAAGGAGAAGTGCAACAAGCACTTGACCTTTTGTCAGAGATGCAAAAGATAGAGTGTTTTCCCAACGATGTAACGTATAATGTGTTGATCAATGGGCTGTCAAAGAAAGGGGAGCTGGAGCAGGCCAAGGGACTGATCAAGGAAATGATGAAATCTGGATTGAGGATTACAGCATTTACTTATAACCCCTTGATTTGTGGGTATTGCAACAAAGGACTGCTTGAAGAGGCATTATGTCTTGAGAAAGAAATGGTAATTAGAGGAGCGAATCCCACCGTGGCTACTTATAATTCGTTAATGTATGGACTCTGCAAGCAGGGAAGAGTGACTGATGCCAGGGAACAGTTTTCCAATATGTTAAAGAGAAATATAAGGCCGGATATAGTTTCATACAACACTCTAATATACGGGTATTGTAGATTAGGGAACTTGGGGGATGCCTTCAGATTGTTTGATGAGTTGAGGCATAGAACTTTCACTCCTACTCTCGTCACCTATAACACACTTATGGATGGTCTTTGCAGATCCGGAGACTTGGCTGTTGCTCGACAGCTTAAAAAAGAAATGACCAATCAAGGAACTTGCCCTGATGTTTTTACATATACCATCTTGGTAAATGGATCTTGCAAGGCGGGAAACTTATCGATGGCCAAGGAGTTATTTGATGAGATGTTGCATAGAGGAGTGGAGCCGGACCGATTTGCGTACAATACTCGAATAGTGGGTGAATTGACGCTTGGTGACCCTTCCAAGGCATTTAGCATGCAAGAAGAAATACTGGCAGGGGGTTTCCCTCCTGATTTGTTCACATACAATATTTTTGTGAATGGGATTTGTAAATTGGGCAATTTGGATGAAGCATATACCTTGTTGCAGAAAATGGTACGTGATGGTATCGTTCCAGACCATATAACTTATACTAGCATCATTCACGCTCACCTGGAGAGTGGCCAACTCATGAAGGCAAGAGAGGTGTTCTATGAGATGCTTGGCAAAGGTTTGTCTCCTTCGGTGATAACTTACACAGTATTGATTCATGCACACGCGGCTAAGGGAAGACTAGAACTGGCATATATGTACTTCTCAGAGATGCAAGAGAAGCATATTTTGCCAAATGTGGTCACCTACAATGCGCTGATAAATGGCCTTTGTAAAGTGATGAGAATGGATCAGGCTTACAAGTCGTTTACTGAGATGGAGGAGAAAGGAATAGCTCCAAATAAGTATACATACACTATTCTAATAAATGAGAACTGCAACATAGGGAACTGGAAGGAGGCTTTGAGGTTGTATAAACAGATGCTTGACAGAGAGGTCGAGCCTGATTCTTGTACACACAGTGCACTTTTTAAGCATCTAGACAAAGACTATCAGTTGCATGCAGTTCGGTACCTTGAGAATTTAATTTCAAGCTAG
- the LOC126607579 gene encoding origin of replication complex subunit 4-like: MTGGFFFLQLVGTIFLESQPKTMAHRSGFSICFLPCADDVMCGVEWALQALSQLQFRPTEKVQFGPYLTWAFGLRWGTCWYCINRLRIPSRHFSLVSILLALSLLREMARENPTENALCLLRTRLCDPNFAFKALSHSDDSNYSKLKFLVSSSITEACNNSILLLGPRGSGKIAVLELVLSDLLQEFPDMISVIRLSGLLHSSDNCAFKEIARQLCVEHQLVFSRMASFDDNSQFMIAMLRECGLAHKTIIFVLDEFDLFALGKQRLLYSLLDAMQSVTSQAVVIGVSSRLDADMLLDKRVRSRFSHRKLLFLPPAYEDIQRLLEHILLLPTDSSFPPDYVIAFNAKLQTILADERFREIINTYLNLDSTVKHLLRYLFRAVSDMDLESGMLSLENFKTALSNIQRHPKLECIKDCSVLELYILVCMKRLEVKEQNSYNFNAVMKEYKSIHDSVKTADYFARNVCLRAFEHLLQRELIGFADNRGQNQSIEFSPVKLLISSHELHQGMKSYGSCPAILQQLMDRQK; encoded by the exons ATGACTGGTGGGTTCTTCTTTCTTCAGCTCGTCGGGACGATATTTTTGGAATCGCAGCCAAAGACAATGGCGCATCGTAGCGGGTTCTCTATTTGTTTTCTACCATGCGCCGATGACGTAATGTGTGGCGTAGAATGGGCCTTACAAGCACTTTCCCAGTTGCAATTTCGGCCCACCGAAAAGGTTCAGTTCGGCCCATATTTAACTTGGGCCTTCGGTCTTAGGTGGGGCACATGTTGGTACTGTATAAACCGACTGCGCATTCCTTCCCGCCATTTCTCTCTCGTCTCAATTCTTCTCGCTCTGAGCTTGCTTCGCGAAATGGCGCGGGAAAATCCGACGGAGAATGCCCTATGTCTGCTCCGGACCCGGCTCTGCGACCCAAATTTCGCCTTCAaagctctctctcactccgacgACTCAAACTACAG CAAGTTGAAATTTTTAGTTTCGAGTTCGATCACTGAGGCCTGCAACAACTCCATTTTGCTTCTGGGTCCCCGTGGTTCCGGAAAAATTGCT GTATTGGAGCTTGTGCTCAGCGATTTATTACAAGAATTTCCTGATATGATTTCAGTG ATTAGGTTGAGTGGCCTTTTACACAGCAGTGACAACTGCGCATTCAAG GAAATCGCTAGGCAGCTATGCGTGGAGCATCAGTTGGTGTTCTCGAGAATG GCATCGTTTGATGATAACTCTCAGTTTATGATAGCCATGTTAAG GGAGTGTGGATTAGCGCATAAAACAATTATTTTTGTGTTGGATGAGTTTGACTTGTTTGCTCTG GGAAAACAGAGATTGCTTTATAGTTTACTTGATGCAATGCAGTCAGTTACATCTCAGGCTGTTGTCATTGGTGTGAGTTCGCGACTG GATGCTGATatgcttttggacaaaagagtaAGATCTCGTTTTTCACATAGAAAGCTTTTGTTTCTTCCTCCTGCTTATGAAGACATACAACG ATTGTTGGAGCACATTTTACTTTTGCCAACAGATTCAAGCTTTCCACCAGACTATGTTATTGCATTCAATGCAAAACTTCAA ACTATATTGGCTGATGAGAGATTCAGAGAGATTATTAATACATATCTGAATCTTgattcaaccgtcaaacattTGTTAAGATATCT ATTCCGCGCTGTTTCTGATATGGATTTAGAATCTGGAATGCTGTCGCTAGAAAACTTCAAAACTGCACTTTCAAATATCCAAAGGCATCCAAAGTTGGAATGCATAAAAG ATTGCTCTGTATTGGAACTTTACATTCTGGTATGCATGAAGAGGTTGGAAGTTAAGGAGCAGAACTCATACAATTTCAACGCTGTAATGAAAG AGTACAAAAGCATACACGATTCGGTCAAGACAGCTGACTATTTTGCAAGAAATGTTTGCTTACGG GCATTCGAACACCTTCTACAACGTGAACTAATTGGGTTTGCAGACAACAGAGGACAGAATCAATCCATTGAATTCAGTCCTGTAAAACTTTTAATCTCATCCCATGAACTACATCAGGGGATGAAATCATACGGTTCCTGTCCT GCAATTCTTCAACAATTAATGGATCGTCAAAAGTAG
- the LOC126607581 gene encoding protein DETOXIFICATION 12-like: MEESLLLPKRREEEQQQRRNSTTSILTWTSFFEEVKRLGCIAGPMVAVILSQSLLLVISMMMVGHLGELALSSSAIAISLSNVTGFSLFLGMASALETLCGQAYGAEQYQKLGLHTYTAIFSLNLVCLPLSLIWIYMEKLLIFMGQDPVISREAGKFTIWLIPALFAYATVQPLIRYFQTQSLIIPMLISSCATLLFHIPLCWLLVFKAGLNNLGGALAISISYWVNAILLGLYMKFSATCSKTRAPISMEVFHGIGEFFRFAIPSAIMICLQWWSYELLILLSGLLSNPAFETSVLSVCLQTISTLYAIPYGFAAAASTRVSNELGAGNPQGARIATFSVMFLAVAEISIITTTLFACRNVFGYTFSNEKEVIDYVTTMAPLVCLAAALDSLQGVLSGIARGTGWQHIGAYINLGACYLCGIPVAATLAFWIQLRGRGLWIGIQVGAFVQTVMLSFVTIGTNWEKQATKARERIFEGSPPQVNDLCDKAESNEF; the protein is encoded by the exons ATGGAAGAGAGCTTGCTATTGCCAAAACGCAGAGAAGAAGAGCAGCAACAGAGAAGAAATAGTACTACAAGTATTCTGACATGGACTTCTTTCTTCGAAGAAGTGAAGAGGTTGGGATGCATAGCGGGACCCATGGTTGCCGTGATTCTATCTCAGAGCTTGTTGCTGGTCATTTCGATGATGATGGTCGGCCACCTGGGCGAGCTCGCTCTCTCAAGCTCCGCCATCGCCATCTCCCTCTCCAACGTCACCGGCTTCAGTCTTTTC TTGGGAATGGCTAGTGCATTGGAAACTCTGTGTGGTCAAGCATATGGAGCAGAACAATATCAGAAACTTGGACTTCACACTTACACTGCTATATTTTCTCTCAACTTAGTCTGTCTTCCTTTATCTTTGATATGGATTTATATGGAGAAGTTACTGATTTTCATGGGTCAAGACCCTGTAATTTCCCGTGAAGCCGGCAAGTTCACAATCTGGCTTATTCCCGCGCTTTTCGCTTATGCCACTGTTCAGCCACTCATCAGATACTTTCAGACACAAAGTTTAATAATTCCTATGCTCATAAGCTCCTGTGCGACCCTTCTGTTCCATATTCCTCTGTGTTGGCTTCTAGTATTCAAGGCTGGACTCAACAACCTTGGAGGAGCATTAGCAATCAGTATTTCTTATTGGGTGAATGCGATTCTACTTGGATTGTACATGAAGTTTTCTGCTACCTGTTCTAAAACCCGAGCTCCAATTTCTATGGAGGTATTCCATGGAATCGGAGAGTTCTTTCGCTTTGCCATCCCTTCTGCAATAATGATATG CCTTCAGTGGTGGTCATATGAGCTGCTTATCTTGCTGTCTGGACTTTTATCAAATCCGGCTTTTGAAACTTCAGTTCTGTCTGTATG TCTGCAGACAATTTCGACACTCTATGCAATACCTTATGGGTTTGCTGCTGCAGCAAG TACTAGAGTTTCAAATGAACTAGGAGCTGGTAACCCACAAGGTGCTCGAATAGCTACTTTTTCTGTCATGTTTCTTGCAGTCGCAGAGATAAGTATAATAACCACGACCCTTTTTGCCTGCCGGAATGTATTTGGTTACACTTTTAGCAATGAGAAAGAAGTCATCGATTACGTCACAACCATGGCTCCTCTAGTTTGCCTGGCCGCTGCCCTAGACAGTTTGCAAGGGGTCCTTTCAg GTATTGCTAGAGGAACCGGGTGGCAGCATATAGGGGCTTACATAAACCTCGGAGCTTGTTATCTTTGTGGGATTCCAGTTGCAGCCACATTGGCTTTCTGGATACAGCTGAGAGGAAGGGGCCTTTGGATTGGAATACAAGTTGGTGCTTTTGTGCAAACCGTGATGCTCTCTTTTGTAACAATTGGTACAAATTGGGAAAAGCAG GCAACTAAGGCAAGGGAGAGGATATTTGAGGGAAGCCCCCCACAAGTTAATGACTTGTGTGACAAGGCAGAGAGTAATGAGTTTTGA